The following proteins are encoded in a genomic region of Nicotiana sylvestris chromosome 4, ASM39365v2, whole genome shotgun sequence:
- the LOC104223359 gene encoding protein PELPK2-like, translating into MASSINCSILFLIIALLSLSSISTTHAARGLLQLPNLPTFPSLPQPTMPQLPTIPNLPTAATLPPLPTLPTATSLPSLPALPSVPKVTLPPMPAMNPIPNMPSLPTIPTIPTMPTLSPPPSN; encoded by the coding sequence ATGGCTTCTTCCATCAATTGCTCAATCCTCTTCTTGATCATAGCATTATTGTCCTTATCAAGCATCAGCACAACACATGCTGCTCGCGGCCTACTTCAGCTTCCAAACTTGCCTACATTCCCATCACTGCCTCAGCCAACAATGCCACAGTTGCCCACTATTCCTAACTTGCCAACAGCAGCCACATTGCCACCATTGCCAACACTTCCAACAGCAACATCATTGCCTTCTTTGCCTGCTTTGCCCTCTGTACCAAAGGTGACTCTGCCACCAATGCCTGCTATGAATCCTATTCCCAACATGCCTTCACTTCCTACCATTCCCACAATTCCAACCATGCCTACACTTTCACCTCCTCCATCCAACTAA